From Cellulophaga lytica DSM 7489, a single genomic window includes:
- a CDS encoding glucoamylase family protein: MTIKNSLFTTLLILVIISCKSGDDYEYTPIEFPTDDDPISTPTITDEELLDITQAETFKYFWDFAEVNSGAARERYHPNDPSNSEYTVTTGGTGFGIMALIVGIERGFITKEEGIDRFSKILDFLEKSDRFHGAWPHWINGETAKVMPFSDLDNGGDLVETAFLSQGLICLKEYLKNGSDKEKAIAAKADELWKGVQWDWYTNNENTLYWHWSPNNNFAINLELKGYNEVLIAYVLAAASPNYSISKEVYTNGWASNGSIASTNTKYGFPILAKHAGNQEYGGPLFWAHYSYLGLNPKGLSDEYLNYWNVNTNHAKINYSYSVENPKQFKDYGKDCWGLTASYTRNSDGTIGYNAHSPSNDTGVISPTAAISSLPYTPTESMLALHYFYKNKDKLLGPAGFYDAFSPEYNYWVAEQYLAIDQGPILLMIENYRTGLLWDLFMQNTDVKNGLDKLEFSYTE, from the coding sequence ATGACAATTAAAAATAGTCTTTTTACAACATTACTTATACTTGTAATTATCTCGTGCAAAAGCGGAGATGATTACGAGTATACTCCAATTGAATTTCCTACTGATGACGATCCAATTTCTACACCTACAATAACTGATGAGGAGCTGCTAGATATTACACAGGCTGAAACCTTTAAATATTTTTGGGATTTTGCTGAGGTAAATTCTGGCGCAGCAAGAGAGCGCTACCATCCTAACGACCCAAGTAATAGTGAATACACAGTTACAACAGGTGGTACAGGTTTTGGTATTATGGCACTTATTGTGGGTATAGAAAGGGGTTTTATTACCAAGGAAGAAGGTATAGATCGTTTTTCCAAAATTCTAGATTTTTTAGAAAAATCAGATCGTTTTCACGGTGCTTGGCCACATTGGATTAATGGAGAAACTGCTAAGGTTATGCCTTTTAGCGACTTAGACAACGGCGGAGACTTGGTAGAAACTGCCTTTTTATCTCAAGGTTTAATTTGTTTAAAGGAGTATTTAAAAAATGGCTCTGATAAAGAAAAAGCTATAGCAGCAAAAGCAGATGAGCTTTGGAAAGGTGTGCAATGGGATTGGTATACAAACAATGAAAATACACTATACTGGCATTGGAGCCCTAACAACAATTTTGCAATAAACCTAGAGCTAAAAGGGTATAATGAAGTATTAATTGCTTATGTATTAGCTGCTGCTTCACCCAATTATTCAATTTCTAAAGAGGTATATACAAACGGTTGGGCATCTAACGGTTCAATTGCATCTACTAACACAAAGTATGGGTTTCCTATATTGGCTAAACACGCTGGCAACCAAGAATATGGCGGGCCTTTATTTTGGGCTCATTACTCCTACTTGGGCCTAAACCCTAAAGGATTATCAGACGAGTATTTAAATTACTGGAACGTAAACACTAATCACGCTAAAATAAATTACAGCTATAGTGTAGAAAATCCAAAGCAATTTAAAGATTATGGAAAAGATTGTTGGGGTTTAACAGCCAGTTATACAAGAAATTCAGACGGTACAATTGGGTATAATGCTCATAGTCCGTCTAATGATACTGGAGTCATCTCGCCAACAGCAGCAATTAGTTCTTTACCGTATACACCAACAGAATCTATGCTGGCATTGCATTATTTCTACAAAAATAAAGATAAGTTGTTAGGCCCTGCTGGGTTTTATGATGCGTTTAGTCCGGAATATAATTATTGGGTTGCAGAACAGTATTTAGCTATAGACCAAGGACCTATTTTACTTATGATAGAGAATTACAGAACCGGACTTCTATGGGACTTATTTATGCAAAATACCGATGTAAAAAATGGTTTAGACAAGTTAGAATTTAGCTATACAGAATAA
- a CDS encoding RtcB family protein, producing MENKKRITGEDLINMGYKPAKWFKEALNYINDNELKGNAIVRYLADFKSPDPIELNKTPIPFNINIKAENEIEEINVSSVTDTMNELMKTPTLITGAIMPDACPTGPIGTIPVGGVAVAKNAIHPGMHSADICCSVMLTDFGKVSPKDVLDTAYSITHFGPGGRSRDSQFRFPSDLLEEIEANYFLNNQKCISVARSHLGTQGDGNHFLFVGTSKKTGNTMMITHHGSRGLGANLYSKGMKVAERFRKELSPETLKQNAWIPYNTEEGEEYWKALQIIRKWTKKNHECLHDATIDRLGVEKKNRFWNEHNFVFKDGDLFYHAKGATPLDKKFMPDITGPRLIPLNMAEPVLIVEGETTSKNLGFAPHGAGRNMSRTQHRKSKIGTLEDIFKEETKNLDVRFYSNEIDITELPSAYKNAASVRQQMEDFNLGYVVDEVLPYGCIMAGNWKKNAPWKKKRR from the coding sequence ATGGAAAACAAAAAAAGAATTACAGGAGAAGATTTAATTAATATGGGATATAAACCAGCTAAGTGGTTTAAAGAAGCTTTAAATTATATTAACGACAACGAGTTAAAAGGTAATGCTATAGTAAGATATTTGGCTGATTTTAAATCTCCAGATCCAATAGAATTAAATAAAACTCCAATTCCGTTTAACATTAATATAAAGGCAGAGAATGAAATAGAAGAAATAAATGTAAGTAGTGTTACTGACACAATGAATGAGTTAATGAAAACACCTACATTAATTACAGGAGCAATAATGCCAGATGCCTGTCCAACAGGTCCAATAGGTACAATTCCTGTAGGCGGAGTAGCAGTAGCAAAAAATGCAATACACCCAGGTATGCATAGCGCTGACATTTGTTGTTCTGTAATGCTAACTGACTTTGGAAAAGTTAGCCCTAAAGATGTTTTAGACACAGCGTATAGTATTACACATTTTGGACCAGGAGGTAGATCAAGAGACTCTCAATTTAGATTTCCATCAGACCTATTAGAGGAAATAGAGGCTAATTACTTTTTAAACAATCAAAAATGTATTTCTGTTGCTAGGTCACATTTGGGAACTCAAGGAGATGGTAATCATTTTTTGTTTGTAGGTACATCAAAAAAAACAGGAAATACAATGATGATTACACACCACGGAAGTAGGGGTCTTGGAGCAAACTTATATTCCAAAGGTATGAAAGTTGCAGAACGTTTTAGAAAAGAGTTATCTCCAGAAACATTAAAGCAAAATGCTTGGATTCCTTATAACACAGAGGAAGGAGAAGAGTATTGGAAAGCCTTACAAATTATTAGAAAATGGACTAAAAAGAATCATGAGTGTCTGCATGACGCCACTATAGATAGACTTGGAGTAGAAAAGAAAAACAGGTTTTGGAATGAGCATAATTTTGTTTTTAAAGATGGTGATTTATTTTACCATGCAAAAGGAGCTACTCCACTAGATAAAAAATTTATGCCAGATATTACAGGCCCTAGATTAATACCATTAAACATGGCAGAACCAGTTTTAATTGTTGAAGGAGAAACAACCTCTAAAAACTTAGGTTTTGCACCTCATGGAGCTGGTAGAAATATGAGTAGAACACAACATAGAAAAAGTAAAATAGGCACTTTAGAAGATATTTTTAAGGAGGAAACAAAAAACTTAGATGTTCGTTTTTACTCTAATGAAATAGATATAACTGAATTACCTAGTGCTTATAAAAATGCAGCAAGTGTACGCCAACAAATGGAGGATTTTAATTTGGGATATGTAGTTGATGAAGTTTTACCATATGGATGTATTATGGCTGGTAATTGGAAAAAAAATGCTCCTTGGAAGAAAAAAAGAAGATAA
- a CDS encoding carboxylesterase family protein, with amino-acid sequence MPNYLTFLQRATFLILIVLTTTIGYAQTRYTQKVFSDIKVKTYSYADTLKLDFYSYKKDTVTNKPLLILVHGGGFSGGKRNNPLEIKFCEDMAKRGYAVASMSYRLVRKGNSLGFGCNCPADQKIETFVSVSRDIIKATQFLIDKKGKLKFNPESIILVGSSAGAEAVLNTVFMKNEYTFKKLPYATIKYAGVISFAGAIVNANYITKNTAIPTMLFHGAKDNMVPYATAPHHLCEENKPGFIMLDGSYTIAEKLEKLDVAHTLVSDKDGNHNWANIPYSYTNLIAKFITESVLEKQNIQSTIKVKHKN; translated from the coding sequence ATGCCTAATTATTTAACTTTTTTACAACGTGCTACTTTTTTAATATTAATTGTACTTACAACTACTATTGGTTATGCACAAACAAGGTATACGCAAAAAGTGTTTTCAGACATTAAGGTGAAAACCTATAGCTATGCAGATACTTTAAAGTTAGATTTTTATAGCTACAAAAAAGATACAGTTACAAACAAACCTTTACTAATTTTAGTTCACGGAGGCGGTTTCAGTGGGGGAAAACGCAACAATCCGTTAGAAATAAAATTTTGTGAAGATATGGCAAAAAGAGGCTACGCTGTAGCCTCTATGAGCTATAGATTGGTGCGCAAAGGCAACTCACTTGGTTTTGGATGTAATTGTCCGGCAGATCAAAAAATAGAAACATTTGTATCTGTATCTAGAGATATTATTAAAGCAACACAGTTTTTAATTGATAAGAAAGGTAAATTAAAATTTAATCCAGAAAGCATAATACTTGTTGGTAGTAGCGCTGGCGCAGAAGCTGTTTTAAACACAGTATTTATGAAGAATGAATACACCTTTAAAAAGTTGCCTTATGCTACTATTAAATACGCAGGAGTTATCTCTTTTGCAGGTGCTATAGTTAATGCAAATTACATTACTAAAAATACAGCTATACCAACAATGCTTTTTCACGGAGCTAAAGATAATATGGTGCCATACGCAACTGCACCTCATCATTTATGTGAAGAAAATAAACCTGGTTTTATTATGCTAGATGGCTCTTATACTATTGCAGAAAAATTAGAAAAATTAGATGTTGCACACACACTTGTAAGTGACAAAGATGGCAACCATAACTGGGCTAACATCCCCTATAGTTACACCAACCTTATTGCCAAGTTTATTACAGAAAGTGTTTTAGAAAAACAAAATATACAAAGCACAATTAAAGTAAAGCACAAAAATTAA
- a CDS encoding metallophosphoesterase, whose translation MKKVYQFIVVALLLFTTQQSIIAQKKYEAPKLSNPNSWSLILVPDTQNYVKYQRNQGTLDLMTAWISENVDSLNIKMVLCTGDLVEQNDMIVPNGKNGNQTSRQQWMAVSRMFGRLDGQVPYVLAAGNHDYGYKGVEHRGSNYNTYFPAHKNQANYKLLSAAAKNAGGHPSLENAAFDFTAPNGRKFLFMTLEFAPRDTIVQWAKNVVDEDKYKNHTVAVLTHSYLNAKNQRIEKENYPVKDANYGEAVWKKLVEPSKNIQLVFSGHIGGADDFKAHVGFKVDKNKGGKKVSQMAFNAQAMGGGWQGNGGDGWLRILEFLPDNKTVKVHTFSPFFAASPATKHLAWSTESYNDFSFSLD comes from the coding sequence ATGAAAAAGGTTTACCAGTTTATAGTAGTAGCGTTGTTACTTTTTACAACCCAACAATCTATTATAGCCCAAAAAAAATACGAAGCACCAAAACTATCTAACCCAAACTCTTGGAGTTTAATCTTGGTGCCAGATACCCAAAATTACGTTAAGTACCAACGCAACCAAGGCACTTTAGATTTAATGACGGCTTGGATAAGTGAAAACGTAGATTCGCTAAATATTAAAATGGTATTGTGTACCGGGGATTTGGTAGAGCAAAACGATATGATTGTACCAAATGGAAAAAACGGAAACCAAACAAGCAGACAACAATGGATGGCTGTGTCTAGAATGTTTGGTAGGTTAGATGGGCAAGTACCTTATGTGTTGGCTGCAGGTAACCATGATTACGGATACAAAGGTGTAGAACACAGAGGATCTAACTACAATACGTATTTTCCGGCACATAAAAACCAAGCTAATTATAAGTTACTAAGTGCGGCTGCAAAAAATGCTGGCGGTCACCCAAGTTTAGAAAACGCAGCTTTTGATTTTACAGCGCCTAACGGGCGTAAATTTTTATTTATGACCTTAGAGTTTGCACCAAGAGATACTATTGTACAATGGGCAAAAAATGTGGTAGATGAGGATAAGTACAAAAACCATACAGTTGCAGTACTTACACACTCCTACTTAAACGCTAAAAACCAGCGTATAGAAAAAGAGAATTATCCTGTAAAAGATGCTAACTACGGAGAGGCAGTTTGGAAGAAATTAGTAGAGCCATCTAAAAACATACAACTAGTCTTTTCTGGTCATATTGGTGGTGCAGATGATTTTAAAGCTCACGTGGGCTTTAAAGTAGACAAAAATAAAGGAGGTAAAAAAGTGAGTCAAATGGCATTTAACGCTCAAGCTATGGGTGGCGGGTGGCAAGGTAATGGTGGAGACGGTTGGTTACGAATTTTAGAATTTTTACCAGATAATAAAACGGTAAAAGTGCATACGTTTTCTCCGTTTTTTGCAGCATCACCAGCAACAAAGCACTTAGCATGGAGCACAGAAAGTTATAACGACTTTTCTTTTTCTTTAGATTAA
- a CDS encoding YegP family protein codes for MTKPYYEIKKTITNEYYFNLKTSEGEIILYGEVFKSLEECKQQIIFIKQYAYDYDYYHSKLTKDNKHYFYLYLNEDTLLGKSNTYNTEEAKELGIASVMLYATVATIKNFSEEEE; via the coding sequence ATGACTAAACCATACTACGAGATTAAGAAGACCATTACTAATGAGTACTACTTTAATTTAAAAACTAGTGAAGGAGAAATAATACTATATGGCGAGGTTTTTAAAAGTTTAGAAGAGTGTAAGCAGCAAATTATTTTTATAAAACAATATGCTTATGACTATGATTACTACCATAGTAAATTAACAAAAGATAACAAACACTACTTTTATTTGTATTTAAATGAAGATACGTTGCTAGGCAAAAGCAATACATACAATACAGAAGAAGCAAAAGAACTAGGCATTGCATCTGTAATGCTATATGCAACAGTGGCTACAATTAAAAATTTTAGTGAGGAAGAGGAGTAG
- the bglX gene encoding beta-glucosidase BglX, producing MKKTNLLLILTFCSTFLAIGQTKVPFIEDLLAKMTIEEKIGQLNLVTPGGGIATGSVVSSNVEEKIKAAKVGGMFGISGPKKLKIAQDFAVNDTRLKIPLFFGSDVIHGYKTTFPIPLATASSWDMDLIKKMAETAALEATADGINWNFSPMVDVARDPRWGRIAEGAGEDPYLGSAIAKAMVHGYQGNNLTAKNTMLATVKHFALYGAAEAGRDYNSVDMSRTKMFNQYLPPYKAGIDAGAASIMTSFNDVDGIPASGNKWLLTDLLRKKWGFKGFVVSDYTSVNEMIAHGLGDLQDVSALSLKAGLDMDMVGEGFLTTLKKSLDEGRVTEEEITNACRRILEAKYKLGLFDDPYKYIDAKRPKKDILTKKSKTLAREAAKRSFVLFKNHNNILPLSKTAKIALVGPLANNKNNMLGTWAPTGDPQLSIPILNGFKNVASKAKITYAKGANITDDTELAKKVNVFGTRVDIDKRSSEELLQEALDLAKTSDVVVAVVGEASEMSGEAASRTDISIPNSQKRLIQELVKTGKPVVLVLMSGRPLTIEEEFNLPVSILQVWHPGIEAGNAVADVIFGDYNPSGKLTATWPRNVGQIPIYHSIKNTGRPAPSPAFEKFKSNYLDVKNAPLLPFGYGLSYTSFKYSNINLSKKEIAQGEDVTVSVTVKNTGNFDGEEVVQLYLRDVVRSITPPMRQLKGFKKVFLKKGESKTVELVLTADDLKFYNSTLDFVAEPGDFEIFVGTNSNAQLKATLTLK from the coding sequence ATGAAAAAAACAAACCTACTACTAATACTCACATTTTGCAGCACCTTTTTGGCTATTGGGCAAACAAAAGTTCCTTTTATAGAAGACTTGCTTGCTAAAATGACTATAGAGGAAAAAATTGGACAACTAAACTTGGTAACACCTGGCGGAGGTATTGCTACAGGTTCTGTTGTAAGTAGTAACGTTGAAGAAAAAATTAAAGCCGCCAAAGTTGGTGGTATGTTTGGTATATCTGGACCAAAAAAACTAAAAATAGCACAAGACTTTGCGGTAAATGATACACGTTTAAAAATTCCGTTATTCTTTGGTTCTGATGTAATACATGGGTACAAAACAACTTTTCCTATTCCGCTTGCAACAGCATCTAGTTGGGATATGGATTTGATTAAAAAAATGGCAGAGACCGCTGCATTAGAAGCAACTGCAGATGGTATAAACTGGAACTTTTCTCCTATGGTAGATGTGGCGCGTGATCCTCGTTGGGGTAGAATTGCTGAAGGTGCTGGTGAAGATCCGTATTTAGGTTCTGCAATAGCAAAAGCAATGGTGCACGGCTACCAAGGAAACAATTTAACTGCTAAAAATACAATGTTAGCCACGGTAAAACATTTTGCACTTTATGGTGCTGCAGAGGCTGGTAGAGACTACAACTCTGTGGATATGAGCAGAACAAAAATGTTTAACCAATACTTACCTCCTTATAAAGCTGGTATAGATGCCGGTGCAGCAAGTATAATGACTTCTTTTAATGATGTAGATGGCATACCTGCAAGCGGTAACAAATGGTTACTTACAGACTTATTACGCAAAAAATGGGGGTTTAAAGGTTTTGTGGTTTCAGATTACACTTCTGTAAACGAAATGATTGCTCACGGGCTTGGAGATTTACAAGATGTATCTGCATTATCTTTAAAAGCTGGTTTAGATATGGATATGGTTGGCGAGGGTTTTTTAACTACACTTAAAAAATCTTTAGATGAAGGCCGTGTTACAGAAGAAGAAATTACCAATGCTTGTAGAAGAATTTTAGAAGCTAAGTATAAACTTGGCCTTTTTGATGATCCGTACAAGTATATTGATGCAAAAAGACCTAAAAAAGACATTTTAACCAAAAAGAGTAAAACATTAGCAAGGGAGGCTGCTAAACGCTCTTTTGTACTTTTTAAAAACCATAATAACATACTACCACTAAGTAAAACAGCTAAAATTGCGTTAGTGGGGCCTTTAGCAAATAACAAAAATAATATGCTGGGTACTTGGGCACCAACAGGAGACCCGCAATTGTCTATTCCTATTTTAAACGGATTTAAAAACGTTGCTTCTAAAGCCAAAATAACATATGCTAAAGGTGCAAATATTACAGATGATACTGAGTTAGCTAAAAAAGTAAATGTTTTTGGAACACGTGTAGATATTGACAAAAGGTCATCTGAAGAACTTTTGCAAGAAGCATTAGACCTTGCTAAAACATCAGACGTTGTTGTTGCCGTTGTTGGTGAAGCATCAGAAATGAGTGGTGAAGCTGCAAGTAGAACAGATATTTCTATTCCTAATAGTCAAAAAAGATTAATACAAGAACTTGTTAAAACAGGCAAACCGGTTGTTTTAGTATTAATGAGCGGTAGACCGTTAACTATTGAAGAAGAATTTAATCTTCCTGTTAGTATTCTTCAAGTTTGGCACCCTGGTATAGAAGCAGGTAATGCCGTTGCTGATGTTATTTTTGGTGATTATAATCCGTCTGGTAAACTAACAGCTACATGGCCAAGAAACGTTGGACAAATTCCTATTTACCATAGTATAAAAAATACAGGTAGACCAGCTCCTTCTCCTGCTTTTGAAAAATTTAAAAGCAATTATTTAGATGTTAAAAATGCGCCTTTATTGCCTTTTGGTTACGGACTTAGTTATACCAGTTTTAAGTATTCTAACATCAACCTATCTAAAAAAGAAATTGCTCAAGGAGAAGACGTAACAGTATCTGTTACAGTAAAAAACACTGGTAATTTTGATGGTGAAGAAGTTGTGCAATTGTACTTAAGAGATGTTGTACGTAGCATTACACCTCCAATGAGACAATTAAAAGGATTTAAAAAAGTATTCTTAAAAAAAGGAGAGTCTAAAACTGTAGAATTGGTACTTACTGCAGACGATTTAAAGTTTTACAATAGTACTTTAGATTTTGTTGCTGAACCAGGAGATTTTGAAATATTTGTAGGGACAAATTCTAACGCCCAATTAAAGGCTACTTTAACCCTAAAATAA
- a CDS encoding sulfatase family protein, with protein sequence MFKKEFYIVVLLVFAIGCKQKKSPEKQTKKRPNIIYIMSDDHAVQAISAYNHPISKLAPTPNIDKIATEGAIFNGSYVTNSICGPSRAVILTGKHSHINGFRQNGDHFDGNQETLPKILKKEGYQTALMGKWHLHDYPQGFDDWKILVDQGNYYNPDFIINGDTTRVQGYATDLITADAINWLKNKRKDSVPFFLMVQHKAPHRNWMPALRHLNKYDSVSFTLPTSYFPEFNNQKASRAQLQTIYNDMYEGHDLKLSTGINKTKLAHNPWTTDFDRMTETQRATWDSAYLAKNNAFYEADLSNEEIAIWKGQRYLQDYMATIAAVDEGVGEILNYLKTNNLDENTIVVYTSDQGFYMGENGWFDKRFMYEDSFRTPLLIKYPKAIQPGTQINALVQNLDYAPTILDFVGIPNKAKDMQGVSFKGLLNGSVNESDFRDAIYYHYYDYPAFHMVKKHYGIRTKRYKLIHFYDDIDSWEFYDLETDPKEQNNQINNAAYTKEIKLMHTKLKQLQKEYKITNKEFTKAKKEDVDKAYKQFKKLRGTPIN encoded by the coding sequence ATGTTTAAAAAGGAGTTTTATATTGTAGTTTTATTAGTATTTGCTATTGGTTGCAAACAAAAGAAATCTCCAGAAAAGCAAACAAAAAAAAGACCTAATATTATTTATATTATGTCTGATGATCATGCAGTACAAGCCATTAGTGCATACAACCACCCTATTAGTAAATTGGCACCAACGCCAAATATTGATAAAATAGCTACAGAAGGCGCAATTTTTAATGGTAGTTATGTTACCAATTCTATTTGTGGGCCAAGCAGAGCCGTAATATTAACCGGTAAACACAGCCATATAAATGGATTTAGGCAAAACGGAGATCATTTTGATGGAAACCAAGAAACATTGCCGAAAATTTTAAAAAAAGAAGGATACCAGACAGCCCTAATGGGCAAATGGCATTTACATGATTACCCACAAGGTTTTGACGATTGGAAAATTCTTGTAGATCAAGGTAATTATTACAATCCAGATTTTATAATTAATGGTGATACAACCCGTGTTCAAGGCTATGCTACAGACTTAATTACTGCAGATGCCATAAATTGGTTAAAAAATAAAAGAAAAGATAGTGTTCCGTTTTTTTTAATGGTACAACATAAAGCTCCGCATAGAAATTGGATGCCAGCCTTACGCCATTTAAATAAATACGATTCTGTTTCTTTCACTTTACCTACTTCTTATTTTCCAGAGTTTAATAATCAAAAAGCTAGCAGAGCTCAATTACAAACCATTTATAATGATATGTATGAAGGGCACGACTTAAAACTATCTACTGGTATTAATAAAACCAAGCTTGCACATAACCCTTGGACCACTGATTTTGATAGAATGACAGAGACTCAGAGAGCTACTTGGGACAGCGCTTATTTAGCAAAAAACAACGCTTTTTATGAGGCAGATTTAAGTAATGAAGAAATAGCAATTTGGAAAGGTCAAAGGTACTTACAAGATTATATGGCAACCATAGCAGCTGTAGATGAAGGTGTGGGTGAAATTTTAAACTATTTAAAGACGAACAATTTAGATGAAAATACTATTGTAGTATACACTTCTGATCAGGGTTTTTATATGGGTGAAAATGGTTGGTTTGATAAGCGTTTTATGTATGAAGACTCTTTTAGAACACCTTTACTTATAAAATATCCCAAAGCCATACAACCAGGTACGCAAATTAATGCTTTAGTACAAAATTTAGATTATGCACCAACAATTTTAGACTTTGTTGGCATACCTAATAAAGCAAAAGATATGCAAGGAGTATCATTTAAGGGCTTATTAAATGGTTCTGTTAACGAGAGTGATTTTAGAGACGCTATTTATTATCACTATTACGACTATCCTGCTTTTCATATGGTAAAAAAGCATTACGGTATTAGAACAAAGCGCTATAAGCTTATTCATTTTTATGATGATATAGATAGTTGGGAATTTTACGATTTAGAAACAGACCCTAAAGAGCAAAACAACCAAATAAATAATGCAGCGTATACCAAAGAAATTAAGTTAATGCATACAAAGCTTAAACAGCTTCAAAAAGAATATAAAATAACTAATAAAGAGTTTACAAAAGCCAAAAAAGAAGACGTAGACAAGGCATACAAGCAATTTAAAAAGTTAAGAGGAACACCCATAAATTAA
- a CDS encoding dicarboxylate/amino acid:cation symporter: MLKKITSNLLFKVFIAIILGILIGLYLPESVNRLFNTFKAVFSQFLGFAIPLIILGLIMPAIADLGKGAGKLLVITAAIAYGSTLFSGFSTYFVASGFFPSFIEAQTVQNVGEGVEKLSPFFSITILPVLDVMSALVLAFVIGLGLATQGESSLKKVANDFQKIIMLVIEKVIIPLLPLYILGIFSAIAYNGQVESVLSVFLKIIGIIFIMHFLLMLVQFIIAGAITKQNPLKALLNMAPAYLTALGTQSSAATIPVTLQQVQKNGVSPKVANFVVPLCATIHLAGSTMKIVACAVALMLMQGLDFNFTMFAGFVMMLGIAMVAAPGVPGGAIMAAVGILQTMLGFNAEAQALMIALYIAMDSFGTAANITGDGAIALIVNKIVNKDEVSA, encoded by the coding sequence ATGCTTAAAAAAATTACTTCAAACCTATTATTTAAAGTATTTATTGCAATTATTTTAGGTATTTTAATTGGGTTGTACTTACCAGAATCTGTAAATAGGTTATTTAACACTTTTAAAGCTGTTTTTAGTCAGTTTTTAGGCTTTGCAATACCGTTAATCATTTTAGGATTAATTATGCCAGCTATTGCAGATTTAGGCAAAGGAGCTGGTAAACTATTAGTTATAACGGCTGCTATAGCGTATGGGTCTACGTTGTTTTCTGGGTTTTCAACCTACTTTGTAGCATCTGGTTTTTTTCCTTCGTTTATAGAAGCACAAACAGTACAAAATGTTGGTGAAGGTGTAGAAAAATTAAGTCCGTTTTTTTCCATAACAATTCTACCTGTGTTAGATGTAATGTCTGCTTTAGTGTTAGCATTTGTTATTGGTTTAGGATTAGCAACGCAAGGAGAGAGTAGTTTAAAAAAGGTAGCTAACGATTTTCAAAAAATAATAATGCTGGTGATAGAAAAGGTAATTATTCCTTTATTACCACTATATATTTTAGGTATTTTTTCTGCCATTGCTTATAACGGTCAGGTAGAGTCTGTACTTAGTGTGTTTTTAAAAATTATAGGAATTATTTTTATAATGCACTTTTTACTAATGTTAGTACAGTTTATTATAGCTGGTGCAATAACCAAGCAAAATCCATTAAAAGCATTGCTTAATATGGCTCCTGCATATTTAACAGCTTTGGGTACACAATCTTCTGCTGCTACCATACCAGTTACATTACAGCAAGTACAAAAAAATGGCGTATCTCCTAAGGTTGCTAATTTTGTTGTGCCACTTTGCGCTACTATACATTTAGCGGGTAGTACAATGAAAATTGTTGCTTGTGCAGTAGCACTTATGCTTATGCAAGGTTTAGATTTTAACTTTACAATGTTTGCTGGTTTTGTAATGATGTTAGGTATAGCTATGGTTGCTGCTCCAGGAGTTCCTGGTGGTGCAATTATGGCTGCTGTAGGTATATTACAAACAATGTTAGGTTTTAATGCAGAGGCACAAGCGCTAATGATAGCGCTTTATATTGCAATGGATAGCTTTGGTACAGCGGCAAATATAACTGGTGATGGCGCAATTGCATTAATAGTAAATAAAATAGTAAATAAAGATGAGGTTAGCGCGTAA